The genomic window ATTCTTGCCGTCAACAACAAGCCGCTGGTGTCCATGGACTTCAACCATGATCCTGCGTCTTCGACCTTTGACCTGACACAGACCCAGGTCATCGAAGGCAAAATGGGCCGCGTCCTGTCCTGGTATGACAACGAGTGGGGCTTTGCGAACCGCATGGCGGACACCGCTGTTGCCATGTCAAAGCTGCGCTAGTCCCCAAACACCAAACACGACCACACAGGATTTCAGGATAACGCCATGAGTGAAAAATCGTTCGCAACTCTGGACGATCTGTTCGCTCATGGCGACATTGCAGGCAAGCGCGTCCTCATGCGTGCCGACCTGAATGTGCCTGTGCGCGATGGCGCGGTGAGCGATGCCACCCGCATCGAACGCATCGTGCCGACCATCCGCGAGCTGACCGGCAAGGGTGCCATCGTCATCCTCCTCTCCCACTTCGGCCGTCCCAAGGGAGAACGAAACCTTGAGTTCTCACTCAAGGCCGTTGCGCCAGCCGTTGCGGAAGAATCCGGACTTGAAGTGACCTTCGCTGACGATTGCGTCGGTGACACCGCCGCATCTGTTATCGCATCCGCCAAACCCGGCAGCGTCGTGTTGCTGGAAAACACCCGTTTCCACAAAGGCGAAACCGACAATGACGGCGCCTTTGCAGATCAGCTGGCCGCGCTGGGTGACGCCTATGTCAACGATGCCTTTTCGGCAGCCCACCGCGCCCACGCATCGACGGAAGCCATCGCCAAACGCCTGCCAGCCTATGCGGGCCGCGCCATGGAAGCTGAACTGACAGCCCTCGAAGGCGCGCTGGCCAAACCTGAAAAACCTGTGGTTGCCATTGTCGGTGGTGCGAAGATTTCCACCAAGCTGGACCTGCTGGGCAATCTCGTCAGCCGCGTCGACTATCTGGTCATCGGCGGCGGCATGGCTAATACGTTCCTTGCCGCACAAGGCATCGACGTCAAAAAATCCCTCTGCGAGCATGACCTTGGCGACACCGCCCGCGAAATTCTTGCCAAGGCTGAAGCGGCCGGATGTCAGGTCCTCCTGCCCCGCGACGTTGTGGTGGCGGAAGAATTCAAGGCGATGGCCCCGTGCAAGACGGTGCCCGCGACTGAAGTCCCAGATGGCCACATGATTCTGGACGTGGGATCGGACACGATTGCTGATCTCGCCGCCCGCTTTGAAGCCGCCAAGACGGTTGTCTGGAACGGCCCACTCGGCGCTTTTGAAATTGCGCCTTTCGACAACGGCACCAACGCTGCCGCCCGCCATGTGGCCATGCTCACCAAAATGGGCGAACTTAATTCCGTTGCCGGTGGTGGCGATACCGTGGCAGCGCTTAACAATGCCGGTGCTGCGGATGATTTTTCCTATGTGTCGACTGCAGGCGGCGCCTTCCTTGAATGGCTGGAAGGCAAGACCCTGCCCGGCGTTGACGCCCTCAGCCGCAGCTAGCGGCGACAAATACGTGGAGAAAGAGGCTGCCTAAAGCATCCCAGCCCGCC from Candidatus Phaeomarinobacter ectocarpi includes these protein-coding regions:
- a CDS encoding phosphoglycerate kinase, producing MSEKSFATLDDLFAHGDIAGKRVLMRADLNVPVRDGAVSDATRIERIVPTIRELTGKGAIVILLSHFGRPKGERNLEFSLKAVAPAVAEESGLEVTFADDCVGDTAASVIASAKPGSVVLLENTRFHKGETDNDGAFADQLAALGDAYVNDAFSAAHRAHASTEAIAKRLPAYAGRAMEAELTALEGALAKPEKPVVAIVGGAKISTKLDLLGNLVSRVDYLVIGGGMANTFLAAQGIDVKKSLCEHDLGDTAREILAKAEAAGCQVLLPRDVVVAEEFKAMAPCKTVPATEVPDGHMILDVGSDTIADLAARFEAAKTVVWNGPLGAFEIAPFDNGTNAAARHVAMLTKMGELNSVAGGGDTVAALNNAGAADDFSYVSTAGGAFLEWLEGKTLPGVDALSRS